The genomic region ATCTTTATCTTTCATGTTGCTGTAATAGTCCTCTGTACTTTATCTAACAAATATAGTTTAATGTATCTGAATTTTAGTTGCAGTTGGATGTTTTTTCCCCTTTTTATATGGGAAAAGCATTTCGAATTGGGTGAAAACATGAACACTGTAGCTGTGTTCAAAATTCATTTCTGATTTAACCACAGCAGATTGTAACGTATACCATGTGTGGAATGTGTATTGTCTGTTATATAGGTTTGATGAAAGAATAGCTTCATTTGCTGAACAAAAGTTCAAGAGGGATGGCATCGAAGTGTGCACGGGCTTCAGAGTGATAAAGGTGTCTGATGATTTGATTACAATGAAGAGAAAATCTGATGGTGAGGAGTTATCAGTTCCTTACGGAATGGCTGTTTGGTCTGCTGGCATTGGTACTCGTCCTGTCGTCATGGACTTCATGCAACAAATTGGGCAGGTTGTTGAATCTCTCATTACCAGTTAACATATTTATGACTTACTCAGCAACAGTACAACTCCAATGTTGTGTTGATATATCAAAATATTCTCTCCTTGAACAGACCAATCGTCGTGCCTTGGCAACTAACGAGTGGTTAAGGGTTCGCGAGTGTGAAGGCGTCTATGCAATTGGCGACTGTGCTACAGTGAGTCAAAGAAAAATAATGGTATGTGCAGAGCCTCTAATCCCTATTTACAGATGAAGCCTACTGTTCTTGCTTTCCAACCTGACAGCTTATGCTGATATTCTGTAAATCGTGAATGCATACATCAATAGGTTTTGTTGCTGGATAACTTCATATGTACGAGATCTACCATTCTGTAGCTCATATGTTTTTTTTTCCAACATCAAACCCCTCTGACTTATCTGTTTCTTGATTCCAGGACGATATTTCAACAGTATTCAAGATGGCAGACAAGGACAATTCCGGCACCTTAACACTAAAAGAGATCAATGGTGTTTTAGATGATATATGTATAAGATACCCGCAAGTAGAGCTGTATATGAAAAGCATGCACATGCTTGACATTGCGGATTTAATAAAAGGCGCAGTTGGCGATTCTCACAAGGAGTCCATGGTGGTTGACATAGAGGAGTTCAAGAAGGCTCTGCGCCACGTTGACTCCCAGGTGAAAAACGCTCCAGCGACGGCCCAGGTCGCCGCACAGCAAGGGCAGTACCTCGCCCAGTGTTTCAACAAGATGGAGAAATGCAGAGAGGAGCCCGAAGGCCCTCTGCGCATGGCAGGGGGGTCCGGCCGCCACTTCTTCCGCCCGTTTCGGTACTTAGCTTTCTGCCCACAGTCCAAAACCAGGGCTTGCATAGGCGCGTGCTATGTTTCTGACAAGACTAATAATAGCGTAGGAGACTAATAGTTCATATTCAGTCAACATAGATGAGTTTTGATACAAAAGATGGTCAGTCCACAGAACTTGTTTTTCATCCAACCTTATGATACTGATGTCATTAGCTCTCAGCGTATTTCTACTAATCTCCTGATGCCGTTGCTTTGCAGCTACAAGCACTTCGGGCAGTTCGCGCCTCTGGGTGGAGAACAAGCCGCTGCAGAGCTCCCGGGCGACTGGGTCTCCATGGGCCACAGCACGCAGTGGCTCTGGTACTCCGTGTATGCCAGGTAGAGAAGAAACTCAGTCACTCCCGACCCCGCATTGTGTTTGCACGTTGCGAGTTTCTTTCTGTGGCAACTCGATGGCTGTCCTAAACTCGCTACCATTGTTCTCTCCCCCCATGTATGTCTGTACCCAGCAAGCAAGTGAGCTGGCGCACGCGGGTGCTGGTGGTTTCCGACTGGACTCGCCGCTTCATATTCGGGAGGGACTCAAGCCGGATCTAGCTGCCAAGGATTCTCTTCTgcacaggggggggggggggggggggggttcgtTCCGTCCGAAGAATAATCGgtttcgctgctgctggagcttgAGCAAGCAAAGCTGTTTCCCCGCGCCTGGCCCTGCCGGCGAAACTGCTGTTCTTTCTTCTGCTACATGGTAGATGGCTCTCAAAGCCTCACGCCGGTTACTTTCACTGAGGTTTTAGCTCTGGTTTATTTGATGTCCATAGGTTTTCTTCCTTTGCTTGTGATCTCAACACATCCATCACTATGATTCATTTGTGTGTGATACATATTGCAACTTCAGTTAAAATCCAACCTTTTCTTAGGAACAGGGCTCTAAAATCCAGCGTCCTCGTCAGCCTTCTCTCACATTGGTCTTCTAGTCTCTTATCACTTTTGTGCAATTTATTGTAAATCTAGTGTTTGTCTTACAAAATCAATGTCAATTTATGTACAACATCTGCATCTGTAGATAATCCAAAGACAAACTTAGGCACCCTACCAACTAACGGTTCCTTCAACATTGTTACTGGAAAAACTAAGCAGTGAAAtttagcagcagcagcaacaataaCAACTGACATGTCAAAGCAGCCAAATGGAGGATAAACAAGAACAGCACTAAAATACAGGCAATCTGGCAACGCGCtcagagcaactccaagagaaaCCTTAAAATAACACTAAAAACATTTATTGGTGAAAAACACCTTATTGAGCcgtccaacagtatcttcatcctCTCCCGAAAACATTCGCATCCCGAATCCACCTGTCTCTCTCCCGCATATATTGGCGTCGCCGAATCCTCCCCAATCGCCCGAGCGCGTGCGCACCCAGTTGTTTGATACACAATAGTTTGCTTGCACCCAGTATCGTTGGTCTTGGAAGGCGCGAAGCGTCAGTGGCCACGGGAGGTTTCAGCGGCAGCGGTAGAGGAGATGGGAGAGGGTACAATGGCGGTggaggaggcggaggcggcgTCAACGGAGGGAGATGAAAGCCTGGTCGCGGCGCTGCTCCGAATGCGCCAGTGGAATCCATGAATCCATCGGAGGCAGAGTTTCTCATATGCAGATGGCCGGAGATGGAGAAATAGACTGCGACGGTGGAGGCGCCTTGCAAGGACCTCTCCGCCCATCAGTGTCAGGACGCGCAAGAGCCATCGCAGATCCATTTTCATCCCCCTTCGGATGCAGCGATGTGGCCTTCTATTCATCCTTCGAGCTAGCGGCTGAAGGCATGAAATTGGGTGTTTAGGGTAGGAACGTGGCTACTTGTGTTTGTGTCTGATTGGGGTCGCAGGAGGAATCCATGATTAGCATCGCTGATGCTTTGCGTCAGTAAACACGGAGGTTTATGTTTCGTTTTCATGTCCAATGGTTCTATGTCTTTGTTTGATCCATTAATGTCCGATTCATTAAACAAGGTAAATCCATCTAAAATTTTACCACATATGTTACTTGTGTACTTGGTAGTAATTGTGCATTCTATCTCTATGCAATGAGATTATGCATAATGAGCGTTATAGATTTTTTATAGTTTGTTATCAATGTCAATGACTAGAGTTTACTAGCAATTAAATTATTACTGCTTCCTAAATGCAACAGTTGTCTTGATGATCTTTTCCTTCTCAGCTTCATATCTCTCAGCCTATGATGCTCAGTCTATATCCGCCTGTTTGGTTGGTTTCTCTCGATAGCCTGGCTGCATGAGACAGGCCGGCGGTAGCCTAACTCTAGAGATGCGACCAATTTGCTCGCGTCTGCAGAGCCTGGCCCAGAGTGCTTTAAGTATCGTGCGAGCCTGACTCCACATCTGCACGCAGGTAACCAAACACACACCTCGCACGTGTAGAGCCTGGTTGACAACAACCAAACACCAGCTCATTGTATCTCGCGATGTAAGCACCATTAAATACAGTCAACCAAACGCATGGATATGAAGTTTAGTTGGTTAGTCTATTTAGTTCAGTTGGTTAGACAAGAATGTGACAATTTTAATTTCACCACCCTCTTGCTTAGTCTATGTGACCTTGTGCTGAATTTACATAGTTCTTATTATTATCCATACATACATAGCAGCTCGCTCATTAATTCATTATGGCGCTTTCAGAATTGAAACTTGTGCCTTGAGAACTGAAGCTCACTCATAATGTCTACCAAATTGCAATACAGTGTTCAGTTTGTGCATAGTACCTGGGATTTGATATGAATACTTCAGGTTACTTCATTTTAGTCAGTGTCAGCTTGTGGTCAATTTCAGTGTATATTTTCTGAAATTGACCATTTGGTTTTCAGTTAGTGTTAGTTTCAGTCAGTGCCAGCTTGTGGTCAATTTCAGTTTTGTTTAGTAGGGATGTAGCCTGTAGGGATGACAGCGATGCACAGGAGCTATGAACAACGATGACACCTGCAGCACATACGAGCCCATGACGCAAACGAGCTGGCCCAAATAGGCAAGCCATGTCCTACGGGATCTGTTTCAAAATTATTAGGGATTAGTTATTAGCAGTCTGATGTAGATTTAAATTGTTTTTAGCGAGAATATTTTTTTTCATCAGCCCCAATAAGACGTTTTAGCAAACAAATTTTTAGTgttcttttggagttgctctcaTACCGAACAATCATCGGCAAGTATTCAGACAAAAAAGCGGGTTGTCTTGATCGCCAGCAGTTTGTTTTCTTTCTAATATTCTTAGGATTTTGGCGTTCGGCATTCCCGTGATGCTTCAAGGTGAACTCCTGAATGACTGATCCAGGCCTGTCTGAGGTCCCAATAAATCAGGTCCAAGCTGAAAAACTGTGTTACTCAAACACACCACCCGTTTTtcaccaatgtttcatatttttcaTCAATGGACTTCCTCTTCCGGCGGTGTGTAAGACTAATGGCCTGCTTGGAAGTAAATTATTTTTATAGTTTCTAGAATACTATGGTTTATAGTAATATCGTAGTATTTTATAATATGAGATGTTTGATTGTGTTTCTGAAAATGTGTTTTTAAAACCATGCATGTTTTATAGAGGTAATTGTGATGATACCCTTCTTCGGCATTGTAATTGTGATTTTACCCTTCGTTACTAAACATTAGTTCAACTCGAAGCTTTTATAGCATGACTAGCTTTTGTCTAAACATTGGAGCTGGCCAAAATTAATGACATTATTGTGACAATTGCAAAGTGTAGTAGTATTATGAAACTAAAACATCAGTGCCAAACAGGCACGAACTGTACCATCATCATGCATGGTTGTTGTACAACATTCAGGAGAAAAATGTGGCATTTCTAGCTGGATTGGTGTAAAAATGAGAGAACCTAATAGCCAATAGGTGTGCTAATGATACTTACATGCAGACATGGGACATCAATTCATCAGTCCTAGCAAAATATCCAAATGAGGCGGCATGTTATAAACCACAGCATTATCCTGTACTTCATCGAACCAGGAACACACAATCCGAAACAAGAGCATCAGCAGATGCAAACCTTTCCACTCTCTTttcacaaggcaacacaaaagtacTAAGCAATGTCTCAAGGGGGAAAAAATAGGAAATGTGATATGATATGAATGTAACAGTAGACTATGTAGTAGCACACACTGCAAAAAGAGGCCACGCCCAGATGCAAGCCACttcggaattgatcaaagacaaaCTTCTCAAGCTTCTGCTTCTTCTGCTGCTGCCTCGGGTGATTCAAGTTCAACCACCCGTGCCTGGTAGGGCGTAACGAGATTGCCATCGTCCCCTGCAGCAGTGAAGAAGGATCGCTTCCCGACCAAATCAGCAACACGCTTGGCACATCCCGAGTCACGCGGGCTCTCATCAGAAGGCGGCATGGTCCTAATCCTTGGGAGCAGCTCTGCAACCTTGGCAAGTTCTTCAGGAGACAACTCGTCGTTCGGCGGCTCAGTGAGATTTACTCTGGTCTCAGTAGCCGATCCTGGGAGAGACTGCTTGCATCGGTTGCCTTGTGTCACAGCTGCTAGGGAGGAGCCAGGTGGGATGCTGTAGCGGCTCGGGACAACCCTGACCTTGGAGCTCCCCGCCGGCCTCTTCGTCGTGGCTACATTGCTGGTGTGATTGACCGCTTCGCTCCCTCCCCTCGTCGCCTCTGTAGGCTTGGCATTTCCCGCTCTTGTCTCGGCAGCCTTGGAAGTGGACTGCCTCCTGAACCTGCTGGGGCTTATGCTCCCGCTCCTCGCCTTGGCTCTGCTTGCTGCGGTGCCTTGCCTGGCATCCAGTGGGTGCCTGGCATTGCTGGATGGCCACGGTCTGGCGGGGACGGCGTGCTCCTTGGAACGCTGGCCTTCCTCCTCTCGAACGGCACCGAGCCTGTTGTTGGAGAAGTGCTTGACCCGCGCCGCCGCCCCGGGCTTGCTGCCGACGCCGTGGTGGATCTCCAAGGGCCCGAGGCTGACGCCCCGGCGCCGCTGCACGGGAGGCTCCTTGATCGGCCTGAGGATCGGCCGCGCGGCGCCGCCCTCGCCCTGAATCTTCCTCTTCggtgcggcagcggcggcggcggaggagcgGAGGACCCTAGGGTTCGTGGCGACGATCTCGAGGGGCCCGAGGCTGGAGCTCCGGCCTCGCGGCGCCGCCGGGGCCTGCTTGATAGGCTTTTTCAAGCCCTGCGCGGCGCTCGGCTGCTGCTTGTCGGTGAGCGGGTCGGAGTCGACGGCAGCGGCGACGTCGAGCTGGCCCAGACTgagcccccgcatccgcgtccgcGCGACCTGTCCACGCTTGGGCGGCTCCGTCTGCTTGGAGGTGCGGAGGTGGTGGAGGCGGGAAGACAGGCGCAGGATCTCCGCCTCGATGTGGTAAATCTCGGCCTCAACGTCGTCGACCTCCGCCTCAACGTCGGGCTCGGGGCGGTGGTTCTCCTTGTCCCCCTCGCGGGCGCTCGCGGGCGCAGGGGAATGGGCGTGCcacgcggaggcggaggcggaggcatgGTCGAAGGCGGCGTTGTTCCAGACGTGCACCAGCGGGATGAGCGGGTCCTCCTCCATGGCCCCGGTGCCGCCGGAGAGCCCCTGTGTTTCGTCGTCCCGTCGAGGATCGGCACGAGCAGAGAGATCAGGGCGGAAGCAAGCCAGCAGAACACAGCCCCCCGAACCAATCCAAACGAGCAATCGAAATTCCAAACCAGACGGACGGATACCTGGCCCGGACGATCGATCGACGGGTGAGCGGAGGCTGGGAGAGCGAATTCCCCCTCACGCCCTCGCGTGATCTGAGGCGCGATTGGTTGGGGTTTTCGAAACTCGCGGTGCGATGCGGTGCGGGGAAAGATGAAAGAGAGGTTTAAGAGGCGGGGGTGTCAGTACTCGACCGTTGGGGGATAGGGAAAACACGCTCACTGACAGTATGGGCCACGCTGCGAGTAGTAGTTGGGTGGGGCTGGGCCGTGGCAGGCTCAGACGGGAGAGGTAGACGTTGCAGGAGCCAGGAGCGCTCCCGCTCCGGCTCCGTCTTGTGCTCTTGGCGCCGTGTCCGTGTGCCACTGCCGCGCCGGATAGACTACCGTTGGACGTTGGTCCGTTGCTGCGGGGCGTCGCATGTCCCGCGCCCCGCGGTCCAGCCCGTTGCGCGCGTCGAGCCGACGCGACGCCCTACCAGTTCAGCTGAAGAGCACAGTGCCAGATTAGTCCAGCAGAGTACATCAGGTTTCCTTGCTCCGATCCAAGCCAGTCCAGCTGCATGCGTACACTTCATTGTCTGATCTCTGGCTGATAGGATTCAGTACCAAAGTTGCACAGACACATGTAGCTTTGTTTGTTTGGTTTAATGCATATTTATATGTGTGTTCTGGTTTCCTCTTGGTTTGGATGGTTACCGGCCGTCAGCATGCACGTTAAGTAAAACCGCGATCACTGAGGTCTTGTTCGGTAGGCTGTATTTATTACACAATGGGATCTAATACAGGGCGGGATTGAGTGAATCCATCTCATGTTACCTAAACCATGTATGTTTCAATTACAACTAGGATTTAATACATGGCCCATTTTTACTGTTCGGTTAATCCATGCCGACATCACACACACCTGCGGTGAGGCATTTTTAGTTGATCGGCGCTCAAGTCATAGCTGATTGTAATGAGACTAATCATTTATCGGCCGGCAGCATGTACACTATAATGAGACTAACCATCATAAAAGCTCCCCAAGGCCTCATATAAAGGAAAAGACTTGTTGCGGAACTTTGTAGCCTTAGGATGAGAAGTCAGTATATTTTTTCCATAAATCTGGGTTAGCCATAATCCTCCCTATCTTCTCATCAACATGAGCTCcactttgattatttgcatccttTAGCAACCTATAGTCCCTTTCAGTTCTCTTTCCTTATCTTGTATTTGTGTCTTTGTGAAATAGACATATTGTTCCCTCTGATGAAATTCCTTGACAATTTTGTTCCATGCTTATGTTGTCCATCCATTTTGACCCCTATAATCAGCTGTTTTGTGCTCATGCAAAAGGTCCACAAGAGTCTTCTCTAGAGTTGAGTTCCAAGCGGCTCTTAATTTCTCTACACAAGACAAGGAAGAAAC from Zea mays cultivar B73 chromosome 6, Zm-B73-REFERENCE-NAM-5.0, whole genome shotgun sequence harbors:
- the LOC103629626 gene encoding external alternative NAD(P)H-ubiquinone oxidoreductase B1, mitochondrial isoform X1, with translation MGFSFFTSRAGARLLDGIARPGFSTAALLLTAASGGGLVAYADSAAESAPDPSQDAPRKKVVVLGTGWAGTSFLKNLDCSRYEVKVISPRNYFAFTPLLPSVTCGTVEPRSIIEPVRRMFEKKNKDVTFCEAECFKIDANRKTVHCRSAVGTNLDGNGDFMLDYDYLVVALGATVSTFNTPGVLEHCCFLKEVEDAQKIRKGVIDCFEKASLPNISEEEKRKILHFVVIGGGPTGVEFAAEMHDFLVEDLVKLYPAIQDLVKITIIQSAEHILTMFDERIASFAEQKFKRDGIEVCTGFRVIKVSDDLITMKRKSDGEELSVPYGMAVWSAGIGTRPVVMDFMQQIGQTNRRALATNEWLRVRECEGVYAIGDCATVSQRKIMDDISTVFKMADKDNSGTLTLKEINGVLDDICIRYPQVELYMKSMHMLDIADLIKGAVGDSHKESMVVDIEEFKKALRHVDSQVKNAPATAQVAAQQGQYLAQCFNKMEKCREEPEGPLRMAGGSGRHFFRPFRYKHFGQFAPLGGEQAAAELPGDWVSMGHSTQWLWYSVYASKQVSWRTRVLVVSDWTRRFIFGRDSSRI
- the LOC103629626 gene encoding external alternative NAD(P)H-ubiquinone oxidoreductase B1, mitochondrial isoform X2, whose translation is MGFSFFTSRAGARLLDGIARPGFSTAALLLTAASGGGLVAYADSAAESAPDPSQDAPRKKVVVLGTGWAGTSFLKNLDCSRYEVKVISPRNYFAFTPLLPSVTCGTVEPRSIIEPKNKDVTFCEAECFKIDANRKTVHCRSAVGTNLDGNGDFMLDYDYLVVALGATVSTFNTPGVLEHCCFLKEVEDAQKIRKGVIDCFEKASLPNISEEEKRKILHFVVIGGGPTGVEFAAEMHDFLVEDLVKLYPAIQDLVKITIIQSAEHILTMFDERIASFAEQKFKRDGIEVCTGFRVIKVSDDLITMKRKSDGEELSVPYGMAVWSAGIGTRPVVMDFMQQIGQTNRRALATNEWLRVRECEGVYAIGDCATVSQRKIMDDISTVFKMADKDNSGTLTLKEINGVLDDICIRYPQVELYMKSMHMLDIADLIKGAVGDSHKESMVVDIEEFKKALRHVDSQVKNAPATAQVAAQQGQYLAQCFNKMEKCREEPEGPLRMAGGSGRHFFRPFRYKHFGQFAPLGGEQAAAELPGDWVSMGHSTQWLWYSVYASKQVSWRTRVLVVSDWTRRFIFGRDSSRI
- the LOC100384146 gene encoding uncharacterized protein isoform X1, with amino-acid sequence MEEDPLIPLVHVWNNAAFDHASASASAWHAHSPAPASAREGDKENHRPEPDVEAEVDDVEAEIYHIEAEILRLSSRLHHLRTSKQTEPPKRGQVARTRMRGLSLGQLDVAAAVDSDPLTDKQQPSAAQGLKKPIKQAPAAPRGRSSSLGPLEIVATNPRVLRSSAAAAAAPKRKIQGEGGAARPILRPIKEPPVQRRRGVSLGPLEIHHGVGSKPGAAARVKHFSNNRLGAVREEEGQRSKEHAVPARPWPSSNARHPLDARQGTAASRAKARSGSISPSRFRRQSTSKAAETRAGNAKPTEATRGGSEAVNHTSNVATTKRPAGSSKVRVVPSRYSIPPGSSLAAVTQGNRCKQSLPGSATETRVNLTEPPNDELSPEELAKVAELLPRIRTMPPSDESPRDSGCAKRVADLVGKRSFFTAAGDDGNLVTPYQARVVELESPEAAAEEAEA
- the LOC100384146 gene encoding uncharacterized protein LOC100384146 (The RefSeq protein has 1 substitution compared to this genomic sequence), which codes for MEEDPLIPLVHVWNNAAFDHASASASAWHAHSPAPASAREGDKENHRPEPDVEAEVDDVEAEIYHIEAEILRLSSRLHHLRTSKQTEPPKRGQVARTRMRGLSLGQLDVAAAVDSDPLTDKQQPSAAQGLKKPIKQAPAAPRGRSSSLGPLEIVATNPRVLRSSAAAAAAPKRKIQGEGGAARPILRPIKEPPVQRRRGVSLGPLEIHHGVGSKPGAAARVKHFSNNRLGAVREEEGQRSKEHTVPARPWPSSNARHPLDARQGTAASRAKARSGSISPSRFRRQSTSKAAETRAGNAKPTEATRGGSEAVNHTSNVATTKRPAGSSKVRVVPSRYSIPPGSSLAAVTQGNRCKQSLPGSATETRVNLTEPPNDELSPEELAKVAELLPRIRTMPPSDESPRDSGCAKRVADLVGKRSFFTAAGDDGNLVTPYQARVVELESPEAAAEEAEA